In Brevibacterium zhoupengii, the following are encoded in one genomic region:
- a CDS encoding TetR/AcrR family transcriptional regulator: MARNSTDTKEKLLDAFDILLDKRGISGATLDAVAAKAGVSKGGLLYHYGSKAELIKGSLERLDRLVDEDVASMKAAGDRLHMYYLETSAETGTPLDRSLIAASCLAQENDEAKDSLRRTREAWFNALNEHLGDPDLAMTVQLIGDGMYFNQNFGLSQDDALAHVKKVLTKLGL; the protein is encoded by the coding sequence ATGGCACGCAACTCCACCGACACCAAAGAGAAGCTCCTCGACGCCTTCGACATCCTCCTCGATAAGCGAGGCATCTCGGGCGCGACGCTGGATGCGGTTGCAGCGAAAGCTGGCGTGTCCAAGGGCGGTCTGCTCTACCACTACGGGTCGAAGGCGGAGCTGATCAAAGGAAGCCTCGAACGACTCGACCGGCTTGTCGACGAGGACGTTGCATCGATGAAGGCCGCCGGTGACCGCCTGCATATGTACTACCTCGAGACGTCGGCCGAGACGGGTACGCCGCTGGACCGCAGTCTCATCGCAGCCAGCTGCCTGGCACAGGAGAATGACGAGGCGAAGGATTCGCTGCGGAGGACCAGAGAAGCCTGGTTCAACGCGCTCAATGAGCATCTCGGTGATCCCGATCTGGCGATGACGGTTCAGCTCATCGGCGATGGCATGTACTTCAATCAGAACTTCGGTCTCTCCCAGGACGATGCTCTCGCCCATGTGAAGAAAGTGCTGACGAAGCTGGGACTGTAG
- a CDS encoding TetR/AcrR family transcriptional regulator, translated as MSADVETSAGASEQIHQGILDAAATEFMLGGYNATTIDDIATAVGATKGLIYYHFRSKFDIFLAVYKEGMVRSRARVDPCVDGPGTGFDRLLAMSTAHVLQIMVDLGYHQVVHEGVREQRSVALRPRQREQLAELNRLRAEYEDLFKSVAIAGIEDGSIRPLEPKMLVRTLLSSLNAVDMWYRPKPDQSEADLADLAAQVTDIIVSGIDRR; from the coding sequence GTGAGCGCCGACGTAGAAACATCTGCGGGAGCGTCCGAGCAGATTCATCAGGGAATCCTCGACGCAGCTGCCACTGAGTTCATGCTCGGCGGCTACAACGCCACCACCATTGATGACATTGCGACTGCGGTCGGAGCCACCAAGGGCTTGATCTACTACCATTTCCGCTCCAAGTTCGACATCTTCCTAGCCGTCTACAAGGAAGGCATGGTGCGTTCACGAGCTCGCGTCGACCCGTGCGTCGACGGGCCAGGCACCGGCTTCGACCGTCTTCTCGCCATGTCCACGGCCCATGTACTCCAGATCATGGTTGATCTCGGCTACCACCAGGTCGTACATGAAGGCGTCCGCGAACAGCGCTCAGTGGCGCTGCGCCCCAGGCAGCGTGAGCAGCTGGCAGAGCTGAATCGACTCAGGGCCGAGTACGAGGACCTCTTCAAGTCGGTGGCGATTGCCGGGATCGAGGATGGTTCCATCCGTCCGTTGGAGCCCAAAATGCTGGTCCGGACGCTGCTGAGCAGCCTGAACGCAGTCGACATGTGGTACCGGCCGAAGCCCGACCAGTCCGAGGCAGATCTGGCCGATCTTGCAGCACAGGTCACCGACATCATCGTCAGTGGTATCGACCGCCGCTGA
- a CDS encoding SDR family NAD(P)-dependent oxidoreductase yields the protein MNFNEEVAIVTGAGGGLGRSHALSLAQRGARVVVNDIAPIRDRGGEDSPAELVAKEINASGGTAIAYSCDVTDASAVQAMVGHTIAEWGRIDILINNAGILRDKTFAKMDLGEFRSVLDVHLMGSVHCTKAVWPHMVTQQYGRVLMTTSASGIYGNFGQANYGAAKSGIVGLMNVLAIEGERYGIRVNALAPTAATDMTEGLFDEASWKVMSPESITPGAVFLVSENAPTKTILGAGGGVFAVAKMVEAAGVFLSEDERSPEAIAAHWEAISDVSATVITGSAFDQTGRYLEMTTTDEFPTASATPSNTATPSDPTVTAKVQS from the coding sequence GTGAACTTCAATGAAGAGGTAGCAATCGTGACTGGTGCCGGCGGAGGGCTGGGGCGGTCTCACGCACTGTCGCTGGCCCAGCGCGGAGCCCGCGTCGTCGTCAATGACATCGCCCCGATCCGCGACCGAGGTGGAGAGGACAGCCCGGCGGAACTGGTGGCGAAGGAGATCAACGCATCCGGTGGTACGGCGATTGCATATTCGTGCGACGTCACCGACGCCTCGGCGGTTCAAGCCATGGTCGGTCACACCATCGCTGAATGGGGGCGGATCGACATCCTGATCAACAACGCCGGCATACTGCGAGACAAGACATTCGCGAAGATGGACCTCGGTGAATTCCGTTCGGTCCTCGACGTGCATCTGATGGGGTCCGTGCACTGCACCAAAGCGGTGTGGCCCCACATGGTCACCCAACAGTACGGGCGGGTCCTCATGACCACCTCGGCGTCGGGAATCTACGGGAACTTCGGGCAGGCGAACTACGGTGCTGCGAAGTCCGGGATCGTGGGGCTCATGAACGTCCTGGCCATCGAAGGCGAACGGTACGGAATCCGCGTCAACGCTTTGGCACCCACGGCCGCCACCGACATGACCGAGGGACTGTTCGACGAGGCCTCATGGAAAGTCATGTCACCGGAATCGATCACCCCTGGAGCGGTCTTTCTCGTCTCGGAGAACGCTCCGACGAAGACGATCTTGGGCGCCGGTGGGGGAGTCTTCGCCGTTGCCAAGATGGTCGAGGCAGCAGGAGTCTTCCTCTCCGAAGACGAACGCAGCCCCGAGGCAATTGCCGCACACTGGGAGGCGATCAGCGATGTCTCCGCCACGGTGATCACCGGTTCCGCCTTCGACCAGACCGGTCGCTATCTCGAAATGACCACGACCGACGAATTTCCCACAGCTTCAGCCACACCGAGCAACACAGCCACACCGTCCGATCCGACCGTCACTGCAAAGGTGCAATCATGA
- a CDS encoding sodium:solute symporter family protein, which translates to MTIVLAIVIVYFIVMFAIGYWANTRMKGAKDFLVAGQSLGFFVMAIASFSSIQSGFGMIGHTANTNAWGIQAVVGAALLVPLGFALAWFLLGARLHRVARAHEVYSIPDIIRVRYPNRSAHMSMSIAMFIGSVAYMTAQVTALGVIMSLIFGISLTVGAIIGSAIVAAYTIAGGMLAAVWTDFIQGLLMIVMAVAAFFIATNTVGGWSAMLATIAENDIGFLKIDATQPMTWIFGFIFLAILGTAAQPQLATKFLMLKSGSQLRWGSLVAALGYSVTTLFALSIGLATRALTFEGRAPQFDNADNTTTWFLDNMTTPAFAGFALAGLLAAIMSSASSFITIGASSLVRDLTSSLGKVVHRELMWNRLASAFVVLCSLVFALYLTQVVFLLGAIGWAAFASAVFAPVVFGLYWKRATGLATTIAVSFGVLGNLVLTILTSEEIITIPTYMQDGAMVIATAAVLFVVISLLFPSRGSQEGFAHAYGINANSGSGTPRGAAAMKSVTAKGLDKTDVLVLIVTLACLATAVGSIFDVWQALYYAVPLLAYVMMLFGALNSTDKWSRANLILISAFSLVLIALFVVAHAYTGSSAMLGGLPTTTAVFVYIIWPLTAVGAPLVYAAVHKSRLMRDMDGAVPTVENISV; encoded by the coding sequence ATGACAATCGTTCTGGCCATCGTCATCGTCTACTTCATCGTTATGTTCGCCATCGGCTATTGGGCGAACACCAGAATGAAAGGGGCCAAGGACTTCCTGGTCGCCGGGCAGTCGCTCGGTTTCTTCGTCATGGCCATCGCATCCTTCTCCTCGATCCAAAGCGGGTTCGGGATGATCGGCCACACGGCCAATACCAACGCCTGGGGCATTCAGGCCGTCGTCGGAGCAGCACTCCTCGTACCATTGGGGTTCGCACTGGCATGGTTCCTCCTCGGCGCGCGCCTGCATCGGGTAGCCCGAGCCCATGAGGTCTACTCCATCCCGGACATCATCCGCGTCCGCTACCCGAACCGGTCGGCCCATATGTCGATGTCGATCGCGATGTTCATCGGCTCGGTCGCCTATATGACAGCGCAGGTGACAGCTCTCGGCGTGATTATGTCCCTGATCTTCGGCATCAGCCTCACCGTCGGCGCCATCATCGGCTCCGCCATCGTCGCCGCGTACACGATCGCCGGTGGAATGCTCGCTGCGGTCTGGACGGACTTCATCCAGGGCCTGCTCATGATCGTTATGGCCGTGGCCGCATTCTTCATCGCCACGAACACCGTGGGCGGATGGTCAGCCATGCTGGCCACGATCGCAGAGAACGACATCGGATTCCTCAAGATCGATGCGACACAGCCGATGACCTGGATCTTCGGCTTCATCTTCCTGGCGATTCTCGGCACCGCCGCCCAGCCGCAGCTGGCAACGAAGTTCCTCATGCTCAAATCAGGGTCACAGCTGCGCTGGGGCTCACTCGTCGCGGCCCTCGGCTACTCGGTGACGACCCTGTTCGCCCTGTCCATCGGCCTGGCAACCCGCGCACTGACCTTCGAGGGCAGGGCACCCCAGTTCGACAACGCCGACAACACCACAACGTGGTTCCTCGACAACATGACGACACCGGCGTTCGCCGGGTTCGCCCTGGCCGGACTGCTCGCGGCGATCATGTCCTCCGCTAGCTCCTTCATCACCATCGGAGCCTCATCACTGGTGCGTGACCTCACCAGCTCGCTGGGCAAGGTCGTCCACCGTGAGCTGATGTGGAACCGGTTGGCCAGCGCCTTCGTGGTTCTGTGCTCGCTGGTGTTCGCTCTTTATCTCACGCAGGTCGTCTTCCTCCTCGGCGCCATCGGCTGGGCAGCCTTCGCCTCGGCGGTGTTTGCTCCGGTCGTCTTCGGGCTGTATTGGAAGCGCGCCACCGGATTGGCGACAACCATCGCCGTGTCCTTCGGCGTCCTCGGCAACCTGGTGCTCACTATCCTCACGAGCGAGGAGATCATCACCATTCCCACCTACATGCAGGATGGGGCAATGGTCATCGCGACCGCTGCGGTCCTGTTCGTCGTCATCTCCCTGCTGTTCCCATCACGCGGTTCACAGGAAGGCTTCGCCCATGCCTACGGCATCAACGCCAACAGCGGAAGCGGAACACCTAGGGGAGCAGCAGCCATGAAGTCAGTGACAGCGAAAGGGCTCGACAAGACCGATGTGCTCGTCCTCATCGTCACCCTGGCGTGCCTCGCCACTGCGGTCGGAAGCATCTTCGATGTCTGGCAGGCCCTCTACTATGCAGTTCCGCTCCTTGCCTATGTGATGATGCTCTTCGGCGCACTGAATTCCACCGATAAGTGGAGCCGGGCCAACCTGATCCTCATCAGTGCTTTCTCCCTCGTCCTGATCGCGCTTTTCGTCGTCGCGCACGCGTACACCGGCAGCTCCGCCATGCTCGGCGGCCTGCCGACCACGACCGCGGTGTTCGTCTACATCATCTGGCCATTGACGGCAGTCGGTGCTCCGTTGGTCTACGCTGCCGTCCACAAGTCCCGGCTGATGCGTGACATGGACGGTGCTGTGCCAACAGTCGAGAACATCAGCGTCTGA
- a CDS encoding class I adenylate-forming enzyme family protein: MTTLRGRRADSRLHRLSMGDIFERMRWSQPNRTVLTGHIGAAENPAGGSVTVAEADDRANQFANSLLTAGVQPGEILVMICENSLESVLIKIGAAKAGVTIAPLNPNLATEVMAALIADMGARWAVVDAEFADRVRPVFESENVGTLTTVAVGGPLPDGAVSFADFISEAPANEPDVTIHGDDIWQIQFTSGTSALPKGVMGSHSKTMFEALSSMGIVTRGQRFEFDSVAGIFVSVTYHVSEVLIYAALLAGGRVVVGRRPDARELAFAIDQHHITTMHVGSPQMLEHLDAELRRDPRLDAGSVTSILHSFAPLRAESYASVKDSMGADVLVVGVIGQTEMCIMHRFWIGADEELHARTSPQENYVGLPHPLTAAAIMDADGSIKKPGGSDDGDGGVGEGIYRSPALMAGYYNNPQATAEAFADGWFHGGDAFRTGEKGLRILNDRIKDVIKTGGENVSSIRVESVVSTHHLVDRAVAIGLPHPRWGEAVTVLVRTIPECTVDEDEIIAFAKTRLAGFEAPKAVIFVDELPETVGNKVKKHELRRQYVRLFDTAEAVRQ, encoded by the coding sequence GTGACGACACTTCGCGGCAGGCGAGCCGACTCCCGCCTGCACAGGCTGTCGATGGGCGATATCTTCGAACGGATGCGCTGGAGTCAGCCGAACCGCACGGTCCTCACCGGCCACATCGGTGCCGCCGAGAACCCCGCAGGTGGCTCGGTGACCGTGGCCGAGGCCGACGACAGGGCCAACCAGTTCGCGAATTCGCTCTTGACTGCTGGAGTCCAGCCGGGGGAGATCCTCGTGATGATCTGCGAGAACTCCCTCGAGTCGGTGCTGATCAAGATCGGTGCGGCGAAGGCAGGTGTGACGATCGCCCCGTTGAACCCGAATCTAGCCACCGAGGTGATGGCTGCGCTGATCGCGGACATGGGGGCACGTTGGGCTGTCGTCGACGCCGAATTCGCCGACCGTGTCCGGCCCGTGTTCGAGTCGGAGAACGTCGGCACCTTGACCACCGTCGCGGTCGGCGGACCGCTGCCGGACGGGGCAGTGAGCTTTGCAGATTTCATCTCCGAGGCTCCTGCGAACGAACCCGATGTCACCATTCACGGTGACGACATCTGGCAGATTCAGTTCACCTCTGGAACCTCGGCACTGCCCAAGGGCGTCATGGGATCACACTCGAAGACGATGTTCGAGGCTCTGTCCTCGATGGGAATCGTCACTCGTGGGCAGCGTTTCGAATTCGACTCGGTGGCAGGCATCTTCGTGTCGGTGACTTATCACGTCAGCGAGGTGCTCATCTATGCCGCGTTGCTGGCCGGCGGGCGAGTGGTGGTTGGGCGCAGGCCTGATGCCAGGGAGTTGGCTTTCGCCATCGACCAGCATCACATCACGACGATGCACGTGGGTTCACCACAGATGCTCGAACATCTTGATGCCGAACTGCGTCGGGACCCGAGACTGGATGCCGGATCGGTGACGAGCATCCTTCATTCCTTCGCCCCTCTGCGAGCCGAGTCGTATGCCTCGGTCAAAGACTCTATGGGAGCGGACGTGCTGGTGGTCGGTGTAATCGGACAGACGGAGATGTGCATCATGCACCGGTTTTGGATCGGCGCCGATGAGGAGCTCCATGCGCGGACCTCGCCGCAGGAGAACTACGTCGGCCTGCCACATCCGCTGACAGCGGCTGCGATCATGGATGCCGACGGCAGCATCAAGAAGCCGGGCGGCAGCGATGATGGCGACGGGGGTGTCGGCGAAGGGATCTATCGCTCGCCGGCTCTCATGGCCGGTTACTACAACAATCCGCAGGCCACTGCCGAAGCCTTTGCTGACGGTTGGTTCCACGGCGGTGACGCCTTCCGTACAGGCGAAAAGGGGCTGCGCATCCTCAACGACCGGATCAAGGATGTCATCAAGACCGGAGGGGAGAACGTATCCTCGATCCGCGTCGAGTCAGTGGTGAGCACTCATCACCTTGTCGACCGTGCGGTCGCCATCGGCCTGCCCCACCCACGGTGGGGTGAGGCCGTAACAGTCCTCGTGCGGACCATACCGGAGTGCACGGTCGACGAAGATGAAATCATCGCGTTCGCCAAGACCCGACTGGCCGGCTTCGAAGCACCCAAGGCCGTGATCTTCGTCGACGAGTTACCCGAGACTGTCGGCAACAAGGTGAAGAAGCACGAACTTCGCAGGCAGTATGTTCGGCTCTTCGACACTGCAGAGGCAGTGCGACAGTGA
- a CDS encoding SDR family oxidoreductase encodes MFDISGKRILITGGARGIGRMIAEGLLRQGATVFISSRKKEAALEAGQALSEFGEIHAIAADITTEAGRSQLVDAVAEQTDHLDALINNAGATWGASFDEFPDHAWDKVLGANVKAPFALAQRARPLLEAGAERGAGPSRIINIGSIDGLAVPNYENYSYSASKAAVHHLTRHMAATLAPTILVNAVAPGPFPTKMMSWILEEKGDEIAAANPLQRIGTADDVTGVLTFLLSQASSYLTGTVIPLDGGLSTTMSVGMS; translated from the coding sequence ATGTTCGACATCAGCGGCAAACGGATCCTCATTACGGGCGGCGCCCGCGGCATCGGCCGCATGATCGCAGAAGGCCTGCTGCGTCAGGGGGCCACAGTCTTCATTTCCTCCCGCAAGAAGGAGGCTGCGCTCGAAGCAGGACAGGCTCTGTCAGAGTTTGGTGAGATCCACGCGATCGCTGCCGACATCACCACCGAGGCTGGTCGGAGCCAGCTGGTCGATGCCGTGGCCGAACAGACCGACCATCTGGATGCTCTGATCAATAATGCAGGGGCCACCTGGGGAGCCTCATTCGACGAATTCCCCGACCATGCTTGGGACAAGGTCCTCGGAGCCAATGTCAAGGCCCCCTTCGCCCTGGCCCAGCGCGCTCGTCCACTGCTCGAAGCCGGTGCCGAACGTGGTGCAGGCCCGTCGCGGATCATCAACATCGGATCCATCGACGGGCTGGCGGTGCCCAATTATGAGAACTATTCCTATTCGGCGTCCAAGGCTGCGGTCCACCATCTCACCCGACATATGGCGGCCACCTTGGCCCCGACGATCCTCGTCAATGCTGTCGCTCCGGGACCGTTTCCGACGAAGATGATGTCGTGGATCCTTGAGGAGAAGGGCGATGAGATCGCGGCCGCCAACCCGCTGCAGCGCATCGGCACCGCCGACGATGTGACAGGAGTTCTCACCTTCCTGCTCTCGCAGGCGAGCTCCTACCTTACCGGGACTGTGATCCCGCTCGACGGAGGTCTGAGCACGACGATGTCAGTGGGAATGAGCTGA
- a CDS encoding MFS transporter produces the protein MFTTQTPHVRAGRREWAGLVVLMIPVLLISIDNTVLGFAIPAISTGLHPTGTQLLWIVDIYALMLAGLLIAMGSIGDRVGRRKLLVIGAVGFGLASLLAAFSTTAEMLIVARALLGLFGATLMPSTLSLIRNIFLNDKDRRVAIATWAAMFSGGAALGPIVGGILLEHFHWSSVFFINLPLIAIFIPAALLLLPESRDPNPGRIDPLSIVLSMLMLTPLVFAIKHVMADGVDMLFWASLAVTVLAGTGFVVRQLASSNPMLDVRLFANKVFTSAVLSNLLSVMGLAGFLYFGTQLLQLVLGLSPVEAALVLVPGLITSIAAGYAAVPIIARLQPRVVVPCALVLNAIGLGIVAFTPEHSVAGMLISFLILGVGLGTAEVITNDLILAAVPANKAGAASAISETAYEFGSVMGTAVLGGLTTMVYSTQLQATLGTKASGAEFETLGSALEQAGAQGGRLGEQITEAAVGSFDLGVQWAAGGAVVLVLIAAVLTSFGLKGAGRLLSTTADEKHGAEQEPISYEA, from the coding sequence ATGTTCACAACGCAGACACCACACGTGCGCGCCGGCAGGCGCGAATGGGCTGGCCTGGTTGTGCTGATGATCCCTGTTCTGCTCATCTCGATCGACAACACCGTCTTGGGATTCGCGATACCGGCCATCAGCACCGGCCTCCATCCCACAGGTACTCAGCTCCTCTGGATCGTCGACATCTATGCGCTCATGCTCGCGGGCCTCCTCATCGCCATGGGCAGCATCGGTGACCGAGTCGGGCGCCGCAAGCTGCTCGTCATCGGCGCTGTCGGCTTCGGGCTTGCTTCGCTGCTGGCGGCGTTCTCCACCACGGCAGAGATGCTCATCGTCGCTCGTGCGCTGCTCGGCCTCTTCGGTGCCACGCTGATGCCGTCGACCCTCTCGCTCATCCGCAATATCTTCCTCAACGACAAGGACCGCCGCGTCGCGATCGCCACCTGGGCTGCCATGTTCAGCGGCGGTGCCGCGCTCGGGCCCATCGTCGGCGGCATCCTGCTCGAGCACTTCCACTGGAGTTCCGTTTTCTTCATCAATCTGCCGCTGATCGCGATCTTCATCCCCGCGGCCCTCCTCCTGCTGCCGGAATCAAGGGACCCGAACCCGGGGCGGATCGATCCGCTGTCGATCGTGCTCTCGATGCTCATGCTTACCCCCCTCGTCTTCGCCATCAAGCACGTCATGGCCGATGGCGTGGACATGCTCTTCTGGGCCAGCCTCGCTGTGACTGTGCTTGCGGGTACGGGCTTCGTCGTGCGTCAGCTCGCCTCCAGCAACCCGATGCTCGACGTTCGACTCTTCGCCAACAAGGTCTTCACCTCTGCGGTGCTGTCCAACCTGCTCAGTGTCATGGGCCTGGCCGGATTTCTCTACTTCGGGACGCAGCTGCTCCAGCTGGTGCTCGGGCTCTCACCCGTGGAGGCCGCGCTGGTTCTGGTCCCCGGACTCATCACCTCGATCGCCGCGGGCTACGCGGCGGTGCCGATCATCGCCCGCCTGCAGCCTCGTGTGGTCGTCCCCTGCGCCCTCGTGCTCAACGCAATCGGACTGGGAATCGTGGCCTTCACGCCCGAGCATTCGGTGGCCGGAATGCTCATCTCGTTCCTCATTCTCGGAGTGGGACTGGGCACCGCCGAGGTCATCACGAACGACCTCATCCTGGCCGCAGTGCCCGCGAACAAGGCAGGAGCCGCCTCGGCGATCTCCGAAACTGCCTACGAGTTCGGGTCTGTGATGGGAACCGCGGTCCTCGGCGGACTCACCACCATGGTCTACAGCACTCAGCTGCAGGCGACGCTCGGGACCAAGGCATCAGGTGCCGAGTTCGAGACCCTCGGTTCGGCCCTGGAGCAGGCAGGTGCCCAAGGCGGTCGCCTGGGCGAGCAGATCACCGAGGCGGCGGTGGGCTCCTTCGACCTGGGCGTGCAGTGGGCCGCGGGTGGGGCTGTTGTCCTCGTCCTCATCGCGGCCGTACTCACGAGCTTCGGACTCAAGGGCGCCGGCCGTCTTCTGTCGACGACGGCCGACGAGAAGCACGGTGCCGAGCAGGAGCCGATCAGCTACGAGGCGTGA
- a CDS encoding tripartite tricarboxylate transporter permease, translated as MDALMSLFEGFTHALTPMNLLWVLVGCFLGTAVGVLPGLGSSMAVALLLPMTFALDPTGAFIMFAGVYFGGLFGDSTMAILMNTPGQASAIASTFEGHKMARNGRAPQALATAAIGAFIGGFISCCLVVFVAPALADFSTNFGPAEFFALALFAFVATSSVVADSVLKGLMALVLGIGFSVIGIDSVSGTERFTMGVPELFDGVSLVTVTVAILALGEVFFIASRIRRKVNDNTINSSGRPFLSRKEFGEALPAWLRGTAIGLPFGVIPVGGADVPTFMSYGLERKLDSKRKDPQFGDKGAIRGLAGPESAGSATTGIAMGALLALGLPISATAAIMLAAFRQYGLQPGPLLFDRSPELVWGLLASFFIAMIVLLIINLPFAPLWAKLLKIPDPYLYGGIAVFCGLGIYATSASQFELMILLGIGIISFVLKRYGVPLAPLMIGMVLGPLAESSLRDALLASGNDVSVLVSSPITIVLYIILIGALLYTGIGRVLARKRQKRNVAEAVPRDSESVGS; from the coding sequence ATGGACGCTCTCATGTCCCTCTTCGAAGGCTTCACGCACGCGCTGACGCCGATGAACCTGCTGTGGGTCCTCGTCGGCTGCTTCCTCGGCACCGCCGTGGGCGTGCTGCCGGGCCTGGGCTCGTCGATGGCCGTGGCACTGCTGCTGCCGATGACCTTCGCCCTTGACCCGACCGGCGCATTCATCATGTTCGCCGGCGTCTACTTCGGTGGTCTCTTCGGTGACTCCACCATGGCCATCCTGATGAACACTCCTGGTCAGGCATCGGCGATCGCCTCAACGTTCGAAGGCCACAAGATGGCCCGCAATGGGCGAGCGCCGCAGGCTCTGGCCACGGCCGCGATCGGGGCCTTCATCGGCGGCTTCATCTCCTGCTGCCTGGTCGTGTTCGTTGCACCGGCATTGGCGGACTTCTCGACGAACTTCGGCCCGGCCGAGTTCTTCGCACTCGCGCTGTTCGCATTCGTGGCAACGTCCTCGGTCGTTGCGGACTCCGTGCTCAAGGGCCTCATGGCTTTGGTCCTCGGCATCGGATTCTCGGTCATCGGCATCGATTCGGTCTCCGGCACCGAGCGCTTCACCATGGGTGTTCCCGAGCTCTTCGACGGAGTTTCACTGGTCACCGTGACCGTGGCGATCCTGGCCCTGGGCGAAGTCTTCTTCATCGCCTCGCGGATCCGCCGCAAGGTCAACGACAACACGATCAACTCCTCGGGTCGACCCTTCCTCTCCCGCAAGGAGTTCGGCGAGGCCCTGCCCGCGTGGCTGCGTGGGACTGCCATCGGTCTGCCCTTCGGCGTGATTCCCGTCGGTGGTGCCGATGTGCCGACGTTCATGTCCTATGGTCTCGAGCGCAAACTCGACTCGAAGCGCAAGGACCCGCAGTTCGGTGACAAGGGCGCCATCCGCGGCCTGGCCGGTCCCGAGTCGGCAGGTTCTGCCACGACCGGCATCGCCATGGGCGCCCTGTTGGCCCTGGGTCTGCCGATCTCCGCGACGGCTGCCATCATGCTCGCCGCATTCCGTCAGTACGGTCTGCAGCCGGGACCGCTGCTCTTCGATCGGTCTCCGGAACTTGTCTGGGGTCTGCTGGCGAGTTTCTTCATCGCCATGATCGTCCTGCTCATCATCAACCTGCCTTTCGCTCCCCTGTGGGCGAAGCTGCTCAAGATCCCGGATCCCTACCTCTACGGCGGCATCGCGGTCTTCTGCGGCTTGGGCATCTACGCCACCTCGGCCTCGCAGTTCGAGCTCATGATTCTGCTGGGAATCGGCATCATCAGCTTCGTGCTCAAGCGCTACGGGGTGCCGTTGGCACCGCTGATGATCGGCATGGTCCTCGGACCGCTGGCCGAGTCCAGCCTGCGTGATGCCCTGTTGGCTTCGGGCAACGATGTCTCGGTGCTCGTGTCCTCGCCGATCACCATCGTCCTCTACATCATCCTCATCGGTGCGCTGCTCTACACCGGCATCGGCCGTGTGCTGGCACGCAAACGACAGAAGAGGAATGTCGCCGAGGCGGTGCCTCGGGACAGCGAATCGGTCGGCTCATAG
- a CDS encoding tripartite tricarboxylate transporter TctB family protein, which yields MSTTASTKKTTRTAHLGAGTWWQGRSGLLVPLIMAGFSTYLLIGILTMEVAEDADQPGPQFFPMIIMIVGYVLTVLLTIAYIRNPEPVDVDDDLPAEVEEEKAFSTPVTSAVSASRLDPHEEDEPAQDRQALAKARAEDSSHRTHSDFVSLAWGAGGFAAFALILEFAGWILAAALLFWCVARSMGSKRPLFDLTMALTFSSLVYIAFSVLLGLNLPSGILGGGF from the coding sequence GTGAGCACCACCGCGTCAACCAAGAAGACGACCAGGACGGCCCACCTCGGTGCCGGAACCTGGTGGCAGGGTCGATCAGGCCTCCTGGTCCCCCTCATCATGGCCGGATTCTCCACCTACCTGCTCATCGGCATCCTCACGATGGAAGTCGCCGAAGACGCCGATCAGCCGGGGCCGCAGTTCTTCCCCATGATCATCATGATCGTCGGCTACGTCCTCACCGTCCTGCTCACGATCGCCTATATCCGCAATCCCGAACCCGTCGACGTCGATGACGATCTCCCCGCCGAGGTGGAGGAGGAGAAGGCGTTCTCGACACCTGTCACCTCGGCGGTCTCGGCTTCACGCCTCGACCCGCATGAGGAGGATGAACCGGCCCAGGATCGCCAGGCACTTGCCAAAGCACGAGCCGAAGACTCCTCGCACCGCACGCACAGTGACTTCGTGTCCCTGGCCTGGGGCGCCGGTGGCTTCGCCGCGTTCGCCCTCATCCTCGAGTTCGCCGGGTGGATCCTCGCCGCAGCTCTCCTGTTCTGGTGTGTGGCCCGGTCGATGGGGTCGAAGCGACCGCTGTTCGACCTCACCATGGCACTGACATTCTCGTCCTTGGTCTACATCGCGTTCTCGGTGTTGCTGGGGCTCAATCTTCCTTCGGGAATCCTGGGAGGTGGCTTCTGA